AGAGCACGTTGAGCACGTGCCCACCTGACTCGCACGGTCGACAGTTGCGACTACGACAAACCACCTCAGAAGTGACCGCCGTGCGAGGTGTCGCGCGACGACCTTTCGAGTTCGGGGGTTTGACGGCCAAGTTGATGGAAATTCTGTTCAGGTCCGAGGAATTGCTCTCGATCGAGACTGAGGCGCAAATTCGACAAAGGGGGCGATGGAATGCTCAACGTGACACTGCTTTTTCTCGTCTTGTGCGTCGGCTTGATTCTGGTTGCGCGCCTTGAATTGCCGCGCCTTGAATTGCACTGACTCCGCTCCACCCCACGATGACCTCTCCGTTGATGCGTCGGCTGACGTGGGCGAGTAACACTCGGGCGGTTGAAACCGACCTTTTGGTATGACACTTTCCCGTACTACCCGAGTTGCATCGCTCGCCGTGGTTGTTTGTGCAGCGGTTGCCACATGGTTTGCGCCAACTGCCTCTGCCGAGGTCGTCGACGTCACGGTCATTCCTGGACTCGGAGGAGGCCCGACCACCCCGTATGGTGCCGGGTGCACGTACCTAGTGGTGGCCAGGACGTCCGATATGTCGGAGCGCGGGGTCTCCATCGTCGACTTCAACCGCGCATCGACGTTCTTTCCGCAGGAACTTATCTGGGACACGATTAATCCCTACTATGTTTCACCGGTGATTTTCGGTCATGCGTTTACTCTGTGGACTCCCACTGCGCCTGGCGAGCATTCACTGATGGCGTACCAGACTTCGGCAGGCGGGCCGATCGAAACGGTGACGGTTAACCCGGGAGTGTCGCTCGGGCCCGGTTGTATCGTCGCGCCCTGACGGCACAACTTGCCGGATGTAGTCGCGAAAACTACTCTGCTGCAATATATCTCACCGGATCGTTGTGCATGGTGCGGGATAGCTGAATCGACTCTGTTGGTGATTGTGGCGACAGAATGCAGGGTCTCGATCAGGCGAGTGTTTCCGGGCGATCGACATATACAACCAATTGGTTGTATGTTTGGGGTGTGAACGGAGACGACGAGGACCGCACGGACGCACTGTTCCGTGCGCTGTCCGACCGGACACGGCGCGACATCATGCGCCGTGTACTGGCCGGCGAGCACTCGGTTACCGCACTCGCTGCGAAGTATGAGATGAGCTTCGCAGCGGTGCAGAAGCATGTCGCCGTTTTGGAGAAAGCCGGCCTCATCACCAAGCGACGCATCGGTCGAGAGCATCTCGCCAGCGGCGAGGTGACGGCGTTGTGGTCGGTGGCGGCCATGCTCACCGAGTTGGAGCAAGTGTGGCGCGGCCGCATCGGACGTATTGACGAACTCATCGCTTTCGACTCACTCCAGGAGGACTGAACCATGCCTGTGACGGACGTCCAGCAGGACATCGATACCCGAACGCTGACCATTGTGGCGGAATTCGCTGCGCCGGTGGAACGTATCTGGCAGGTCTACGCAGACCCACGTCAGTTGGAAAAGGTTTGGGGCCCACCGACATACCCGGCGACCGTGGTGGAACACAATCTCACGCCGGGGGGTCGTACTACCTACTTCATGACGGGTCCGGACGGTGAGAAGTATGCAGGGTACTGGGAGATTACGGCCACCGATGAACCGAGGAGCTTCTCGTTCGACGACGGCTTCGCCGACGAGGATTTCAACCCGAATGCCGAGATGCCGGTGTCGAAGAACGTCTTCACTTTTGCCGAGTTCGACGGCGGTACTCGTGCGACCTACGTGAGCACTTACGAGTCTGCAGAGGCGTTGCAGCAGGTGCTCGACATGGGTGTCATAGAGGGTGCGTCGTCAGCGATCAATCAGATCGACGAACTGGTTGCGTCCTGACTAGGCGACTGCGGTATCGAATTTGGACTCGGTAGCTGCGAACAAACGCAACTAGGCAAAGTAGTCACCGAAGTTGTTGGCGCCGAGCGTTTTCGCTGCGTGTGTGTTGGTGCAACGGTGCTGCGGATGAGGGTTGTGTCTGGAGATTCAGCCAGAGGAGCGCCGGTGGCACGCGATTCGCGCCACCGGCGTTCAGTGCATCAGGATTGCGGCTTGATCACATTCGCGTTCTGGTACTTCGTGGAGATACGATCGGCATCCAGTTCGGTGCCCCAGATGGCCTTGTCCGTGGCGATCAAGTACTTCGGGTCGCACTTGAACTCGCCGGCCGTGGTCGGGAAAACCTGTGAGTATTCGTCGCCTGTCAGCGCGGTCATCAGGCCGCAAGTGGCAGGCATGTTCTTGCCCGGATCGGTCACGGCGTGCAATCCGCCGCCATCCCACTCATGGATGCTCGAGAGCTCGTTGACCATGCACTGACGCGTCAGATCGCTACCGCACTCATCCGCCGCGGTAGCCCACAGCAGGAACGACGACGCCGCCTGCATGCCGAGGAGTGCCGTCTTTCCACCCTGTTCGCTGACCATGTCGGCGTACTGCTTGACGGCCGGAACCTTGTCCGCATTCTCGAGCATCTGGAAAATCATGTCCGCGTTCAGATTATCGAGCAGTCCGGTGTCCTTGTTCCAGGCCGAAACGGCCTCGCCGTACCACGTGGATTCGCCGAAGAAGATCGGATCGATAC
The nucleotide sequence above comes from Rhodococcus sp. KBS0724. Encoded proteins:
- a CDS encoding helix-turn-helix transcriptional regulator, coding for MNGDDEDRTDALFRALSDRTRRDIMRRVLAGEHSVTALAAKYEMSFAAVQKHVAVLEKAGLITKRRIGREHLASGEVTALWSVAAMLTELEQVWRGRIGRIDELIAFDSLQED
- a CDS encoding SRPBCC domain-containing protein codes for the protein MPVTDVQQDIDTRTLTIVAEFAAPVERIWQVYADPRQLEKVWGPPTYPATVVEHNLTPGGRTTYFMTGPDGEKYAGYWEITATDEPRSFSFDDGFADEDFNPNAEMPVSKNVFTFAEFDGGTRATYVSTYESAEALQQVLDMGVIEGASSAINQIDELVAS